The Amycolatopsis mongoliensis genome includes a window with the following:
- a CDS encoding helix-turn-helix transcriptional regulator, whose translation MNDSLLSIEDLSAYLKIPVNTLYQWRKTGKGPAGFRAGKYVRYRSSDVDAWITEQAAC comes from the coding sequence ATGAATGACTCGCTGCTCAGCATCGAAGACCTATCCGCCTATCTCAAGATCCCGGTCAACACGCTCTACCAGTGGCGCAAGACCGGCAAAGGTCCCGCCGGGTTCCGTGCCGGCAAATATGTCCGGTACCGGTCGTCCGATGTAGACGCCTGGATCACCGAACAGGCGGCCTGCTGA
- a CDS encoding replication initiator, whose translation MLTLEDRLAARVKALDYQDWRNKVRAVNGCARPIRLSGAHQLQDAITGRVLHHHGGDIFAPCGNRRSGVCPACSDRYAADAFHLIRAGLVGGHKGIPTSVGDRPRAFVTLTAPSFGPVHTAHITRNGKRRPCGCGEYHHDDDTRIGAPLDPETYDYVGSVLWQAHAGVLWQRFTMRLRRELARRAGLKAREFAEQARLSYGKVAEYQRRGLVHFHAVVRLDGPEGAVSPAPRWAHPDLLEDAVYAAAGAVLVRTAYPDGTELRLTWGTQVDVRRIEPAASAELEDDAGQISEARLAAYIAKYATKGTGKSEAADRPIRSQLDIDHLTVTPHHRRIIQTAWDLGELPAYEDLKLRRWAHMLAFRGHFLTKSLAYSTTFKAIRGDRRAFRLAETLERLGLDDRADSIAVVNDWAFDGSGYRDDAERELAAGIAERIRDDRKLKYSKENRHE comes from the coding sequence ATGCTGACGTTGGAAGACCGCCTCGCCGCTCGCGTGAAGGCGCTGGACTACCAGGACTGGCGCAACAAGGTCCGCGCCGTTAACGGCTGCGCCCGCCCGATCCGGCTGTCGGGGGCGCACCAGCTTCAGGACGCGATCACTGGCCGTGTGCTGCACCACCACGGCGGGGACATCTTCGCCCCGTGTGGCAACCGCCGGTCCGGGGTCTGCCCGGCCTGCTCCGACCGCTACGCCGCCGACGCCTTCCACCTCATCCGCGCCGGACTCGTCGGCGGTCACAAGGGCATCCCGACCTCCGTGGGCGACCGGCCCCGCGCGTTCGTCACCCTCACCGCGCCGTCCTTCGGGCCCGTCCACACCGCCCACATCACCCGGAACGGGAAGCGTCGGCCGTGCGGCTGTGGGGAGTACCACCACGACGACGACACCCGCATCGGTGCCCCGCTCGATCCGGAGACCTACGACTACGTCGGGTCGGTGCTCTGGCAGGCCCACGCCGGGGTCCTCTGGCAGCGCTTCACGATGCGGCTGCGTCGGGAGCTGGCTCGCCGGGCTGGCCTCAAGGCCCGCGAGTTCGCCGAACAGGCGCGGCTCTCCTACGGGAAGGTCGCGGAATATCAGCGGCGCGGGCTGGTGCACTTCCATGCCGTGGTCCGCCTTGACGGCCCCGAGGGCGCGGTGTCTCCGGCTCCCCGGTGGGCACACCCGGACTTGCTCGAAGACGCCGTCTACGCCGCTGCTGGGGCCGTGCTCGTGCGGACCGCGTACCCGGATGGCACCGAACTGCGGCTTACCTGGGGAACGCAGGTCGACGTCCGCCGTATCGAACCTGCCGCGTCGGCTGAGCTGGAAGACGATGCCGGCCAGATCTCCGAGGCCCGGCTCGCCGCCTACATCGCGAAGTACGCCACCAAGGGCACTGGCAAGAGCGAAGCCGCCGACCGGCCGATCCGCTCCCAGCTCGACATCGACCACTTGACGGTAACTCCGCACCACCGCCGCATCATCCAAACCGCGTGGGACCTCGGGGAGCTGCCCGCGTACGAGGACCTGAAGCTCCGCCGGTGGGCGCACATGCTCGCCTTCCGGGGCCACTTCCTCACCAAGTCCCTCGCCTACTCCACGACGTTCAAGGCCATCCGAGGTGACCGCCGGGCCTTCCGGCTCGCCGAAACCCTCGAACGCCTGGGGCTCGACGACCGCGCCGACTCGATCGCCGTGGTCAACGACTGGGCCTTCGACGGCTCCGGCTACCGCGACGACGCCGAACGCGAACTTGCCGCCGGAATCGCCGAACGCATTCGAGACGACCGCAAACTCAAATACAGCAAGGAAAACCGCCATGAATGA
- a CDS encoding DUF2637 domain-containing protein: protein MSTADSTNRTRRLVDTIRVLVAVVLGTIGAAAGFTHTHDWAVHHGQLGWIAWADAVVIEGIVIVAGFEVQRDHRAGGSRKLTFPLGVLVAGFGVQMAAQVALAEPTPAGWLVAAMPALGFLVVVKLLMRRAPAPETPETRELVADPEPVTATASRTDVVAHPVPAPAAAVAPARPRLKLPAELTSRINTVAETARSEGRELTIEEIRRVVRVPEPMAAQILRELTTT, encoded by the coding sequence ATGTCCACTGCGGACAGTACGAACCGGACTCGTCGGCTGGTGGACACCATCCGGGTCCTGGTCGCCGTGGTCCTCGGCACGATCGGCGCGGCGGCCGGGTTCACCCACACCCACGACTGGGCCGTGCACCACGGACAGCTCGGCTGGATCGCTTGGGCCGACGCGGTGGTGATCGAGGGCATCGTCATCGTCGCCGGGTTCGAGGTCCAGCGCGATCACCGCGCCGGAGGTTCCCGCAAGCTCACGTTCCCGCTGGGCGTGCTGGTGGCGGGGTTCGGGGTGCAGATGGCCGCTCAGGTCGCGCTCGCCGAACCGACCCCGGCCGGATGGCTGGTGGCCGCGATGCCGGCACTCGGGTTCCTCGTGGTCGTCAAGCTCCTCATGCGCCGCGCCCCGGCCCCCGAGACCCCAGAGACCCGGGAGCTCGTTGCGGATCCCGAGCCGGTCACCGCGACCGCCTCGCGGACCGACGTCGTGGCGCACCCGGTCCCAGCGCCGGCCGCTGCGGTCGCTCCGGCCCGGCCCCGGCTCAAGCTCCCCGCTGAGCTGACCAGCCGGATCAACACCGTTGCCGAAACCGCCCGCAGCGAAGGGCGCGAGCTGACCATCGAGGAGATCCGCCGCGTCGTGCGCGTCCCCGAACCGATGGCCGCGCAAATCCTGCGCGAACTCACCACCACCTGA
- a CDS encoding FtsK/SpoIIIE domain-containing protein, with the protein MPEQADAVDIDDIYVGDTEYGTDWRLRLRSHLFIAGATGAGKNSIVLSELRGLAPLIRDGLVRLWICDPKQLEFRKFGDAHAAYRYADNEETCAELVDEYIADLRAVQQSFAATGRRKIEVSHETPLNLLIIDEIGALLAYGDGTIARTLRKQLAIVGSQGRATGHFMTALVQEPTKDTVPVRELFPTRVCLRVTAQSHVDMVLGDGARLRGALADEIPNVPDTAGIGYVIRQRTRVPQRVRAAYVDDREIDELIAFIRSGRPMPGLSVVA; encoded by the coding sequence ATGCCCGAACAGGCCGACGCGGTCGACATCGACGACATCTACGTCGGGGACACCGAGTACGGCACGGACTGGCGGCTGCGGCTGCGCTCGCACCTGTTCATCGCGGGCGCGACCGGGGCGGGCAAGAACTCGATCGTGCTCTCCGAGCTGCGCGGCCTGGCCCCGCTGATCCGCGATGGGCTGGTGCGGTTGTGGATCTGCGACCCGAAGCAACTGGAGTTCCGCAAGTTCGGCGACGCGCACGCGGCCTACCGCTACGCCGACAACGAAGAGACCTGCGCGGAGCTGGTCGACGAGTACATCGCGGACCTGCGCGCGGTGCAGCAGTCCTTCGCCGCCACCGGCCGCCGCAAGATCGAGGTCTCCCACGAGACCCCGCTCAATCTGCTGATCATCGACGAGATCGGGGCGCTGCTGGCCTACGGCGACGGAACCATCGCCCGCACCCTGCGCAAGCAGCTCGCCATCGTCGGCTCCCAGGGCCGCGCCACCGGTCACTTCATGACCGCGCTGGTGCAGGAACCGACCAAGGACACGGTCCCGGTCCGGGAGCTGTTCCCGACCCGGGTGTGCCTGCGGGTCACCGCCCAGTCGCACGTGGACATGGTCCTCGGGGACGGCGCCCGCCTGCGTGGGGCGTTGGCGGATGAGATCCCGAACGTGCCCGACACCGCCGGTATCGGCTACGTGATCCGGCAGCGCACCCGCGTCCCGCAGCGCGTCCGCGCCGCCTACGTCGACGACCGGGAGATCGACGAACTGATCGCGTTCATCCGCTCCGGCCGGCCGATGCCGGGGCTGTCGGTGGTGGCGTGA